Proteins encoded in a region of the Mixophyes fleayi isolate aMixFle1 chromosome 5, aMixFle1.hap1, whole genome shotgun sequence genome:
- the TYMS gene encoding thymidylate synthase isoform X3 has protein sequence MVLPICTRWFFFLCAGRLVGYPDQFPLLTTKRVFWKGVLEELLWFIKGSTNATELSAKGVKIWDANGSREFLDKQGFSAREEGDLGPVYGFQWRHFGAEYKDIHTDYTGQGVDQLQNVIDTIRNNPDDRRIIMCSWNPKDIPLMALPPCHTLCQFYVINNELSCQLYQRSGDMGLGVPFNIASYALLTYMIAHVTGLKPGDFIHTLGDAHIYLNHVEPLQTQLQRKPRPFPKLKILRAVENINDFKAEDFELEGYNPHPTIKMEMAV, from the exons ATGGTATTGCCAATCTGCACAcgctggtttttttttctttgtgcagGCAGGCTGGTAGGGTATCCTG ACCAATTTCCTTTGCTGACAACAAAACGTGTGTTCTGGAAAGGAGTACTTGAAGAGCTTCTATGGTTTATTAAG ggTTCTACAAATGCAACCGAGCTTTCTGCAAAAGGTGTAAAAATTTGGGACGCAAATGGCTCCAGGGAATTTTTGGATAAACAGGGTTTCTCTGCTCGAGAGGAAGGAGACCTTGGTCCTGTGTACGGTTTTCAGTGGAGGCACTTTGGTGCTGAATACAAAGACATTCACACAG ATTACACAGGACAAGGAGTTGACCAGCTGCAGAACGTGATTGATACAATCAGAAATAATCCTGATGATAGGAGGATCATCATGTGTAGTTGGAACCCCAAAG ATATTCCTCTGATGGCTTTGCCACCTTGTCATACCCTCTGCCAGTTCTATGTAATCAACAATGAGCTGTCATGTCAACTGTACCAACGATCGGGAGACATGGGCCTTGGAGTGCCATTCAATATTGCCAGTTATGCTTTACTAACTTACATGATTGCACATGTCACAGGACTGAAG CCTGGTGACTTTATCCATACACTCGGGGATGCCCATATATATCTTAATCATGTTGAACCATTACAAACACAA CTTCAAAGAAAACCCAGACCATTTCCTAAACTGAAAATACTACGTGCAGTGGAAAACATTAATGATTTCAAAGCAGAGGATTTTGAGCTTGAAGGCTACAACCCTCACCCTACTATTAAAATGGAAATGGCTGTGTAA
- the TYMS gene encoding thymidylate synthase isoform X2 — translation MPVVTASEESGSRGQTVNGDVVQGDPPHDELQYLDQIRHILQRGYRKEDRTGTGTISVFGMQARYSLRDQFPLLTTKRVFWKGVLEELLWFIKGSTNATELSAKGVKIWDANGSREFLDKQGFSAREEGDLGPVYGFQWRHFGAEYKDIHTDYTGQGVDQLQNVIDTIRNNPDDRRIIMCSWNPKDIPLMALPPCHTLCQFYVINNELSCQLYQRSGDMGLGVPFNIASYALLTYMIAHVTGLKLQRKPRPFPKLKILRAVENINDFKAEDFELEGYNPHPTIKMEMAV, via the exons ATGCCTGTTGTCACAGCGTCGGAGGAATCCGGCAGCCGCGGTCAG ACGGTGAATGGTGATGTGGTGCAGGGTGATCCCCCGCACGACGAGCTGCAGTACCTGGATCAGATCCGACACATCCTCCAGCGCGGGTACCGCAAAGAGGACCGGACCGGTACCGGGACCATCTCGGTGTTCGGCATGCAAGCTAGGTACAGCCTGCGAG ACCAATTTCCTTTGCTGACAACAAAACGTGTGTTCTGGAAAGGAGTACTTGAAGAGCTTCTATGGTTTATTAAG ggTTCTACAAATGCAACCGAGCTTTCTGCAAAAGGTGTAAAAATTTGGGACGCAAATGGCTCCAGGGAATTTTTGGATAAACAGGGTTTCTCTGCTCGAGAGGAAGGAGACCTTGGTCCTGTGTACGGTTTTCAGTGGAGGCACTTTGGTGCTGAATACAAAGACATTCACACAG ATTACACAGGACAAGGAGTTGACCAGCTGCAGAACGTGATTGATACAATCAGAAATAATCCTGATGATAGGAGGATCATCATGTGTAGTTGGAACCCCAAAG ATATTCCTCTGATGGCTTTGCCACCTTGTCATACCCTCTGCCAGTTCTATGTAATCAACAATGAGCTGTCATGTCAACTGTACCAACGATCGGGAGACATGGGCCTTGGAGTGCCATTCAATATTGCCAGTTATGCTTTACTAACTTACATGATTGCACATGTCACAGGACTGAAG CTTCAAAGAAAACCCAGACCATTTCCTAAACTGAAAATACTACGTGCAGTGGAAAACATTAATGATTTCAAAGCAGAGGATTTTGAGCTTGAAGGCTACAACCCTCACCCTACTATTAAAATGGAAATGGCTGTGTAA
- the TYMS gene encoding thymidylate synthase isoform X1 → MPVVTASEESGSRGQTVNGDVVQGDPPHDELQYLDQIRHILQRGYRKEDRTGTGTISVFGMQARYSLRDQFPLLTTKRVFWKGVLEELLWFIKGSTNATELSAKGVKIWDANGSREFLDKQGFSAREEGDLGPVYGFQWRHFGAEYKDIHTDYTGQGVDQLQNVIDTIRNNPDDRRIIMCSWNPKDIPLMALPPCHTLCQFYVINNELSCQLYQRSGDMGLGVPFNIASYALLTYMIAHVTGLKPGDFIHTLGDAHIYLNHVEPLQTQLQRKPRPFPKLKILRAVENINDFKAEDFELEGYNPHPTIKMEMAV, encoded by the exons ATGCCTGTTGTCACAGCGTCGGAGGAATCCGGCAGCCGCGGTCAG ACGGTGAATGGTGATGTGGTGCAGGGTGATCCCCCGCACGACGAGCTGCAGTACCTGGATCAGATCCGACACATCCTCCAGCGCGGGTACCGCAAAGAGGACCGGACCGGTACCGGGACCATCTCGGTGTTCGGCATGCAAGCTAGGTACAGCCTGCGAG ACCAATTTCCTTTGCTGACAACAAAACGTGTGTTCTGGAAAGGAGTACTTGAAGAGCTTCTATGGTTTATTAAG ggTTCTACAAATGCAACCGAGCTTTCTGCAAAAGGTGTAAAAATTTGGGACGCAAATGGCTCCAGGGAATTTTTGGATAAACAGGGTTTCTCTGCTCGAGAGGAAGGAGACCTTGGTCCTGTGTACGGTTTTCAGTGGAGGCACTTTGGTGCTGAATACAAAGACATTCACACAG ATTACACAGGACAAGGAGTTGACCAGCTGCAGAACGTGATTGATACAATCAGAAATAATCCTGATGATAGGAGGATCATCATGTGTAGTTGGAACCCCAAAG ATATTCCTCTGATGGCTTTGCCACCTTGTCATACCCTCTGCCAGTTCTATGTAATCAACAATGAGCTGTCATGTCAACTGTACCAACGATCGGGAGACATGGGCCTTGGAGTGCCATTCAATATTGCCAGTTATGCTTTACTAACTTACATGATTGCACATGTCACAGGACTGAAG CCTGGTGACTTTATCCATACACTCGGGGATGCCCATATATATCTTAATCATGTTGAACCATTACAAACACAA CTTCAAAGAAAACCCAGACCATTTCCTAAACTGAAAATACTACGTGCAGTGGAAAACATTAATGATTTCAAAGCAGAGGATTTTGAGCTTGAAGGCTACAACCCTCACCCTACTATTAAAATGGAAATGGCTGTGTAA